The Mycolicibacterium cosmeticum sequence CGTCGGCCAACTCGATGGCGGTGTCCAGGAACCGTTCGGCGTCGCGATACCGTCCGCGCGCCCGGGCCCACGCCCCTTCGACGAGTGCACATGGTGCGGCATAATTCGCGGGTGCCTCGGCCGCCCATTTGCGGTGCAGCGCAAGAGACTCGCGCACCGCGCTTCTGGTCGCACGGTCACCCGGAGCGGAATGGATCCGGCTGAGCGCGTTGACCATGTGCACCAGCTGCTGGGTGCTGGTGCCCACCGTGCCGGCCAGGTGCCGCATCACGTCCTCGGTGACCGCGACGGCGCCGGCGTAGTCCCCGCTCCAGAAATGAAGGCCCTGTTTGACATCGGCCGCGACACTCAAGGTGACCTCGTCGCCTTCATGGCGGGCTGCCGGCACGATCACGCGTTCGTCGTAGCCGCTCTCGCCCGCGACGAGCATGGCGTCCTCGCTGCGGCCGAGCAGGTTCAGGCACAGTTGGTGTAAGGCCTGGCTGAGCGTGCTGGGCACCGGCTGCGACCGGATCTGCGGGATCAGCGATCGGGCCATGGTGTCGATCTCGGTCGTCGGAGTGCCGGCCCAGAACGATTGCGCCAGCAGCACGGTGACCAGGAATCCGGCGTACTCCTGGTCGCCCTGGTTCAGGGCCGCCGTGACGGCGTCGCGGACCTGGCCGAGACCGTCGCGCACGGGATGGCGCCAATGCCGGATGAAGTTCAGGTAGAGGAACAAGGTCTCGGGCCGCGCCTGCCGGAACTCGGCGCGCTCGGTCAGTGCCACGGCCACCTCGCCGAAGCGCTGGGCACCGGAGCGGTCACCGGTGATCGCCAGTAGCACGCCATAGCTCACCAGCACCAGCGGTGTCGACGGGGTGTGGCCGTGCGCCAGGCTGAGGGAAAGTTGTTTACGGACGATGAGCGGGAACAGATTGGGCCGCGCGATATACGACATGCTGCGCAACTCGGCGAGGATGCGTTGCACCTCGATGACGCGGCGGTCCTCACATTCCCGCAACGCCAGCAGCTGCTCGGTACTCCAGCGGCGCGTGGTGAGTTTCATCCGGCCGAGCGCGTTGAGAATGCGGGGCGTGCCGGCATCGGGGGGAAGCGGCTCACCGAGCTCGTCGAGCGCCCGCAGCCCGATCGCCAAGGCCTCTTGGATGCGGTTCTGCGCAATTCGGCCCTTCAGACGCAGATAGGCGAGGCGAGCGCGGTCGGCCGGATCCCGCAGCACCCCTTCGGCCTCGTCGAGCAGGTCGTGCAAGGTCGCCACGTCACCGACCAGCAGCGCCGCCTCGGCCGCCTCGAGCTGCAGCTGCAGGGTCAGATCGAAGTTCGTCGACCAGCGCCGCTCGCCCAGCAGGTTCAGCGCACTGCGGCAATGCTCCAGGCACAGCGGGAACGAGGCTTGAACCCTGGCCTTGCCCGCGGCACGATGCAGCACCTCCACGAAGCGCAGGCGCTCGCCGGCGTCGGTCGCCGCGCCACCTCCCAACCCGACATGGCGGGCCGCCTCGAACAGCCGGTCGTCGCCGAGCTCCAGCAGCCGCCGGCCGATCCGAAGATGGGTGCGGCGGGCGTCCTCCGGAGAGAGCCCTTCGCGGGCCGACTCCTTCACCTTGTCGTGGCTGAACCGGTAGCGCGCGTCCTGGCTGATCGCGTTGCCGATCCGCTTACCGTCCCGGTCGAGGGCTTCGATCAATCGCAGTTCGAGCGCGGTCCACAGGGTCTGTGCCACCGTGTCCGGCGGGGCGGCGGCCGCCGCCGTGGCATCCGCGAGGTCGAACTCGCTGCCGATGACGGTCAACGATCTGAGCACGTCCCGGTCGACCGGCCGGAGCTGGTCGAGGTAGCGGCCGAGGAATTCCGCGGTCGATGCCGACATCTCGATCGAGCTCAGGATACGAAGGTCCCACCGGGGCCGGCCTTCGGGACCGGCCGGAACGAGCGCGCCGACCTGCTGGGCGCGGTACAGCAACTGCCGCACCTGCAACGGATTGCCGTCGGTCCGATGATGGAACTCCCTGGCGACGTCACCCAACTCGACACTGGGCCCGCTCACGCCGGCGAGCAGCTCCTCGATATCGGGGCGAGACAGCGGGGCAAGGTTGATGCGCTTGATCGTCGAGGCCGTCAGACCGGTTTCGGTCGGATCGAATTCGCCGGCCCGGTGCGCGCCGACCACCAGCACGTTGCGCAACGACACCGTCAGCAGTTCGGACAGGAACAGCAGCGAATCGCCGTCGGCCCACTGCAGGTCGTCGATCGTCAGCACCACCGGCCGGAAGGCGGCCGTCTCGGAAAGCAGCGCGATGACGGCGCGGTGCAGCCGACGGCGCATATCGGCCGCCTGCGGTACCGGGCCCGGGGCTGCGGCATCCGTCGTGGAGATGTGACGCAGTTCGGGCACCAGGTCACCGAGCACGTCCGATAATGGCGGCGTCGCACTGATCAGCGCCGAGCGCCAGTGGTTGCGTTCGGCGGCCGGCGTGGACTCCATGGTGCGCACCAGCGCGCCGAGGGCCTCGCCGAGCGCGGTATACGGTGCGGGCGCTCCGTCACGACACCGTCCGTAGGCGAAGACGCAGTTCCGTTCGGCTACCTCGGCACCGAAAGCCTGGACCAGTGTCGATTTGCCGACTCCCGACACCCCACTGATCAGGACACACGACCCCGCGGCCCGCCCCGCCGATTCGACGGCCGCGCGCAGGTCGGTGAGCTCCTGCCGTCGATCGACGACCCGCCCGTCGAAATCGAGTACCGGGGTCGTCACTGCCGCGTCGGTCCCATCCGCGTGACGCTGCCTTCCCAAGCCGTGTGGCCGCTCCCGCCTGTGTGGCCGCGATGCGTCAGCTTAACGTTTCCCACGGTGTGAGAGTGGCTGATGAGCACGGATTCCGCGAGCCGTCGCGCACTGCCGTGTGATCCTCGCAAAGCGCCCTTATGTGCAAACGCAAGCAAATTGGTGCGTCTGGCTGCGCCGCCGCACCGTTAGGGTCGACACCGGGGGAACACATGGACCGGCGATCGTCGACCCGGCTGCTTGCCAGCGGCCACCGCTTTCTCGTGCGGCGCATGGAGTATGCGTTGATCTGTCGCGACACCCGCATGCTCGACGATCCCATCCGGTCCCAGTCGCTGGCACTGGCGGCCGGGGCGGTGCTCACCGCCATCGCACTGGGGATCTGTGTGGCACTGTCGGTGGTCACGCCGCGCGGCACCATCGGCTCCGCGCCGATCGTCATCGCCCGTGAATCCGGCGAGGTGTACGTGCGGGTGGGTGACACCCTGCATTCGGCACTCAACCTGGCCTCGGCCCGGTTGATCGCACGCACCCCCGCGGCGCCGGTTCTGGTCAGCGCCGAGAGCATCGCGGCGGCACAGCGTGGCCCGTCGATGGGAATCCCCGGGGCGCCGGCCACCTTGCCGGCCGGCGCGTCTGGGGTCGGCGCGGCGTGGACCGTGTGTGACGGTGAGGTGACCACCGTGATCGTCGGTGCCGCACTCGACGACGGACCGGCGGCACCGTTACTCGTTCGCGCGGTCGGGGAGAGCGCGGCCGCGGTCTACCTGCTGTTCGACGGCCGGCGCGCCGCGGTCGATCTGCGGGATCGTCCGGTGGTCCGCGCGCTGCGGCTGGAAGGTGTTGAACCGCTGCCGATCTCGCCGGCGCTGCTGAACCTGGTGCCCGAGGTCGACGCCCTCACCGCGCCGATGATCGACGGGGCCGGCCGGCCCGGTCCGCCGCAACTGCCGGCCAGCACGGTGGGTACGGTGCTGCAGGTGCGCCGCACCGATGCCGCCCCGGATCACTACGTGGTGTTGGCCGGCGGTGTGCAACGCATCGGGCAGGTCGCCGCGGATCTGATCCGGTTCGCGGTGCATCAGGGTAACCGCGTGCAGACCGTTCCGGCGGACCGGATCGCCGAGGTTCCGGTCGTCGAATCCCTTCCGCTCGACCATTTCCCGCGTGCCGCCGCCGTACCCGCCGGTGCCGATCTCACGGCACAGGTGTGCGTGCGTTGGGTGCCCGGCTCGGTGGGTGCCGCCCCGGAGGTCACCGTGTCGGTCCGTAGAAACCTTCCACCGCAACTTCAACCGGTCTCCTTGGCGCAAGCCGACGGCAAAGGTCCGCGGATCGATGCCGTCGTGAACACCGATGGTGCCTACGTGCGCGCGACGGGTGCCGCGGGTGCGGGCGCTGCGGCGGGTCCACTGTTTCTGGTGGACCGCGCCGGTGTCGCCTACGCCATCGACGACGAGCAGTCCGCAACGAGCCTGGGGATGCCCGAGAATGCCGGCAGCGGACCGTGGCCGGTGCTCGCATTGCTGCCCCGCGGTCCCGCACTCGGTGTCGCGCGTGCCTCAGTCCAGCGCGACGCCGTCACGGCGCCGGCGTAGCCGACCGGTCGCGATGGCCGCCACCGCGACGGCCAGGCACAAGCCCGCCCCCGCGGTCGCGATCCGGCCGGTGTCGGTCGGATCGGCCGGCACCGCCGGTGCAACCGGGACGGGGCGGGCCGGTGGTGGGGCAGTGGCACCGACCCCATCCAGCGCGTTGCGAATGTCCACGATGCCGTGACCCGTCTGCGGGTTCCAGCCGGCCGCGGCCGGCAGCGCGGTGTCCTCGATCCGTTTCATCACCTGGCGTGCCGTCAGGTGCGGTGCCACCGAACGCAGCAACGCCACGTAACCGGCGACCACCGGCGCGGCATAGCTGGTACCCGAAATGGGTTGGGCTCCTGTGTCGTCCGGAGCGCGATCGATCAGGCCCTCACCGGCCGGATCCAACGACACCACGCCTTCGGCGGGCGCGGCCACGTCCACCCACGGGCCGGCAAGGCTGTACTCGGAAGCCGTGCCGTCGGCGCGCACCGACCCGACGGTCAGCACCTGATCGTCGTACCAACACGGGCTGGCCACGACCTCCACCCGCTGCCAGTCCGGTGCCGGCCCGGTCGCGGCGACCGGGTTTTGTTTCGGACAGCTGCCGTGGCCCCCGACGTTGCCCGCGGCGGCCACCACCACCGCATTCTTGATGTCCACCGCATAGCCCAGTGCGGCGCCCAGCGCCCGGTCGTCCAGTGCATCACCGGCCGCCAGGCAGGCCACCGTGGAGATGTTGATGACGGTCGCCCCCAGATCGGCCGCCAACCGCACGGCCGCCGCCAAGGTGTCGACGTCACCCACGCCCGCACCGCCACCCGCCTCGCGAAACTTGCTGCTGGACTGCCGGATACCGATGATGGTCGCCTCGGGGGCGATCCCGCTGAACCCGGACGCGTCGTCGGGCGCCGCGCCGATCAGCCCGGCGACGATGGTGCCGTGCCCGTCACAGTCCTGCGTCCCGTCCCCGGTGGACACGAAATCACCACCGGCCACCAGATGCGGCAGCAAGCGATGCCGCGCCACCCCGGTGTCGATCACCGCGACGGTCTGCCCGGCGCCGCGGGTCACCGCCCACGCCGACCGCAGATCCGGACGATCCGGCACGCGGCCGGAGACGGTGGGGCCGGAAATGGCGCACGGCGCCGACGGTTCGGTCGGATAGGGCGGGGCGGCCGGGCCGGGGGCCGGCAGGAAACCACTGTCCACCGCCGGAGGGGTGACGGCTCGTGCCGTCGGCGCCGCAACCGCCGGGATGATGGCCAGTAGCCCGGCGACCAGCAGCCGGGTCACCACGGCAGGCTCAGCCCGCGGACCACACCGAAGACGCCCGCGCACCACGCCGCCGTCGGGATCACCGCGGCCAGCAGCGCCACTTCGACGATGTCGACGATGCGAGAGATGGACGGGCTCACCGCCTCCCGCTGTGCATACAGCACCGCGATCACCGCCGCGGCGGCGGCGCTCACCCCGCCCGCGTACCCCGGTATCCAGCGCAGCAGCAACACCGAAGTGGCGGTCGCACTGGCCAATCCACCGATGAGCAGGGCCGCCCTGCACCCGCCGTCCGCATACAACCGGCAGCGCAGCAGCACCGCACCGGTGACCACCACGGCCAGCACGGGCTGGGCCGCCCGGTCGGAGAATGCCACCACCAGCCCGACGCAGCCCACTGCCGCCGCGGCGGCAGCGCCGGCCACGATCCCGGTCAACACCCGCCGCGCCCGCCGGGCGCGCCGGTCGGTGACCCGGGTGTCGTTGCGGCCCGGCAACGCCGGGTTCAGCCCGGTCAGGACGATCACCAACCGGGCCGCGATACCGAGGGCGCCGATGGCGGCGGCGCACAGGATTGCTGCGCTGACACCGAATCCGGTGGCCCACAGCGCCGCCGGGGCGACCGCCACCGCCAGCAGTGTCGCGCAGGTCCCGACCGCGGTCAGCAGTACCGGGCCGGCGGCCGTCAGCCGGGTGAGCAGGACGGCGGACGACGCGGCGGCGGCGACCGCCAGCAGCGCCCCCGGTATGGGCGCCGCCGTCCCGACGGTCAGGTATCCGCAGGCGCCGCTGAACACCACCGCGACCACAGCGGCCGCGGTGGAGGTCGGTGCGGTGGGCGCCCGGCGCGTCACCACGGCGGCAGTCGCGGCGATGCCGGCGGCGGTCACCGACGCCACCACCGGAAGTCCGGATACCAGTACCGAACCCAGGACGGTCGCGGCGACGACCGTGGCGCACCACGCCCACGCCGCGGCCGCCCACGCCGCGGCCGCCCACGGCGCGGGTGGGGGTGCCTCGGCCGCGGCCACGGTGCCGAAATCACCGGCCGCGCGGGCGAACACCGGCACCGGTGCCGCGGTGATGGCCAGCACGTCACCATCGCGAACACCGTTCTGCCGCAGGGTCATGTCCTCGTCCAGCCGATCGCCACACGGTCGGCTCAGGTGCCAGTTGTGCCCACACCGGGAGTCCGGGCCCATCACCACTTCGACGATGTCGGGCAGCGCCGCGCCCACGGCCACGTCCGCCGAGAACACCAGATCGGTCACCGTGCCCGCGTAGGCCACCGCGACCCGGCACCACGAATCCTGCACGTCTCCGACGGTAACCGGCGCGGGCCTGCGCCCGGTGCACCAATATTCGACGGAACCGCTTGGCGCACCGATGCGTCGGACAGGGTATGGAACCTGTCGAGCCGGCCCAGCCGCCATCCGGTGTGGTGGAGTTGCGGCGGCCGCCCGACCTGCCGGCGGTCCAGCCGGTCAACCCGTTGACGCGGCTGCTGCCCGTGGTGATGCTGGTGGCGATCGGCGGGATGGCCGCCGTGTACCTGAACTCCGGCCAGGGCACCTCACGCAATCCGATGTTCCTGCTCTTTCCGGTGATGATGTTGGCCTCGGCGATGGGCACGCTGGCACACACCTTCCGCGGCCGCACCGCCGAGGTCAATGCCGCGCGGTGCGGATACCTGCGCTACCTCGACGACGTCGTCGAAGAAGCCGCGAAGACCGCACGCCGACAACGTGATTGGCTGCACTGGCGGCACCCCGACCCGGCGGCGTTGTGGACCGTGGCCGGCGGGCCGCGCATGTGGGAGCGCCGTCCCGGCGACCCGGATTTCGGGGTGATCAGGTTCGGCCTCGGGCCCGCGCCACTGGCCACACCCTTGATCGCGCCCGAGCCCGGCCCGGCCGACGACATCGACCCGGTGACCGACGGCGCGCTGCGGGACGTGCTCGAACGCTGGGCGCTGCTCGACGACGTCCCGGTCACGCTCGCGGTGGGGGAGCGCGATCGGGTGCCGACCGACTCCGACCCCGTGGTGTCCCGGAACATGGTGCGCGCCATGGTGTGTCAGCTCGCCACCCTGCACAGACCGACCGATGTCCGGATCGCTGCCGTGGTACCGCCCGGTGACACCCACTGGGACTGGCTGAAATGGCTACCGCACCATCGGGACCCGTTGGTGCTCGACGGCGCCGGGCCGCGGCGACTGACCTTCACCGACCTGGCCGCCGCGCAGGACGCCTGCGCGGCCCTGGATGCCGTGCGCGTGGTGATCGTGGTGGACGGTGTGGACGTCTCGGACACCGCGATCGCCGCCGGCGTGACGGTGTTCGACGTCGGCGCGGCGCCCGCCAGTGTCACCGCCGATTGCCGCCCGGACGAACTCGGCCCCGGGCCGGCATTGCGGTGTGCCCGGCGGATCGCCGGGCACGCACCCGACGGTGGGCCGGCCGCCCCGGCGGGCTGGCCCGAACTGATCGGCGTCGCATCGGGAGACTTCGATCCGGCGCAGCGGTGGCGGCCCCGCGCGGACGAGCATCGACTGCGGGTACCGATCGGGTTCACGACGACACCTGGCGAGCGCGGTCAACCCGTCACGCTGGACATCAAGGAGGCCGCGCACGGCGGCATGGGCCCGCACGGGCTGTGCATCGGTGCCACCGGATCGGGGAAATCGGAGTTCCTGCGCACGCTGATCCTCGGACTGATCGCCACCCATCCACCCGACGAACTCAATCTGGCGTTGATCGACTACAAGGGTGGCGCCACCTTCCTCGGCCTGGACCGGGCCGCCCACGTGGCGGCGGTCATCACCAACCTGGCCGACGAGGCGCACCTGGTGGACCGCATGCGGGACGCGCTGACCGGTGAGATGAACCGGCGGCAGGAACTGCTGCGGGCGGCAGGCAACCTGGCCGGCGTGCACGACTACCGCCGGGCGCGGGCCGCCGGCGCGGACCTGCCGGCACTGCCGGTGTTGTTCATCGTCGTCGACGAGTTCTCCGAACTCCTGAGCCAGCAACCAGATTTCGCCGACCTCTTCGTCGCCATCGGCCGGGTCGGCCGCTCGTTGGGCATGCACCTGCTGCTGGCCAGCCAGCGTTTCGACGAGGGCCGGATGCGCGGACTGGACACGCATCTGTCCTACCGGGTGTGCCTGCGGACGTTCTCGACCGGGGAATCCCGTGCCGTGCTCGGCATCCCGGACGCCTATCAGCTCCCGGCCGCGCCGGGGGCGGCGTACCTGCGCACGCCGACGGGTGAGACCGTCCGGTTCCACACCGCGTACGTCTCGGGTCCCGTCGCCGCACCGGTGCGCACACCGGCCGCGGCCGTGCGTCCGTTCACCGCGGCGCCGGTGCCAGACCGGTCGGCGAGCACTCCGGGCCGGCGGTCCACCCTGCTCGACACCGTCCTGGACCGGATGGCCGGCCACGGCGCACCGGCACACCGGGTCTGGCTTCCCCCGCTGAAGGAGTCACCGTCGCTCGGCGACCTGCTCCGCGCACACGGCGCCGGCCCGCTGCGGGTCCCCGTAGGACTGGTGGACAACCCGTTCGCGCAACGGCACGACGCCCTGCTGATCGACCTGACCGGCGCGACCGGCCACGCCGCGGTGGTCGGCGCCACCCGCTCCGGGAAGTCGACCGCGCTGTGCTCGATCGTGCTGGCACTGGCCGCCACCCACCATCCCGGGGAGGTCCAGTGCTATCTGCTCGACTTCGGCGGCGGTGGCTTGGCGTCGCTGGAGGCGTTGCCGCACACCGGCGTCTACGCCGGCCGTGCCGACACCGAACTGGCCCGGCGCGCCGTGCGGCACCTGCACGATCTGCTGCGGCGGCGAGAGGCGAATGGGCCCGACGATCAGGGCGAGGTGTTCCTGGTGGTCGACGGATGGGCGGCCATGCGCCAGGTGTGCGACGGTGGCGACGGTCTGGAGGACGCCATCACCGCCTTGGCCGCCCAGGGCCTGGCGCACGGCATCCACGTCGTCATCGCGGCGTCGCGATGGGCCGAACTGCGGCCGGCGCTCAAGGATCAGCTCGGTACCCGCATCGAACTACGGCTCGGCGAGCCCACCGAATCGGAGATGGATCGCAAACGCGCCCGGCTGCTCGCCGACCGCGGCCCCGGCGCGTGCCTCACCCGCGACGGCCTGTTCTCGTTGATCGCGCGACCCACCCTGTTCGGCCTGGACACCGGGGCGGCTGTCCAGGCGCTGCGCGTGCGGCACGGCGATGTGGCGGCGCCCCGCATCGAAGTGCTGCCTGCCAAGCTGACCTGGCCCGACGGTGCACCGCCGCCCGCCACGGCCGGCGTCGTCCCCATCGGCATCGGGGAGAGTGCAATGCACACGGTGACAATCGATTTCGCGGAACACCAGCATCTGATCGTGCTCGGTGACATCGGGTGTGGGAAGACCGCCGCGCTGCGGACACTGTGCCTGGCCTTGACCAGCTCCGGCGGTCCCGACGACGTGCAACTGCTCATCGTGGACTACCGGCGCGCCCTGCTCGGGGTGGTCCAATCCGCACATCTGGCCGGCTACGCGATCTCGGCCGACGCCGTGCAGTCGCGGCTGGAGCCGGTCCTGCAGCGGTTACGCGACCGCCGGCCCGGGATCGACGTGACACAACGACAGTTGCGGGACCGGTCCTGGTGGTCCGGCCCCGACATCTACGTCGTCGTCGACGATTACGACCTGGTTGCGGCCGCCTCAGGTAACCCGCTCGGGCCGCTGCTCGAATACCTC is a genomic window containing:
- the mycP gene encoding type VII secretion-associated serine protease mycosin, whose translation is MTRLLVAGLLAIIPAVAAPTARAVTPPAVDSGFLPAPGPAAPPYPTEPSAPCAISGPTVSGRVPDRPDLRSAWAVTRGAGQTVAVIDTGVARHRLLPHLVAGGDFVSTGDGTQDCDGHGTIVAGLIGAAPDDASGFSGIAPEATIIGIRQSSSKFREAGGGAGVGDVDTLAAAVRLAADLGATVINISTVACLAAGDALDDRALGAALGYAVDIKNAVVVAAAGNVGGHGSCPKQNPVAATGPAPDWQRVEVVASPCWYDDQVLTVGSVRADGTASEYSLAGPWVDVAAPAEGVVSLDPAGEGLIDRAPDDTGAQPISGTSYAAPVVAGYVALLRSVAPHLTARQVMKRIEDTALPAAAGWNPQTGHGIVDIRNALDGVGATAPPPARPVPVAPAVPADPTDTGRIATAGAGLCLAVAVAAIATGRLRRRRDGVALD
- a CDS encoding AAA family ATPase, coding for MTTPVLDFDGRVVDRRQELTDLRAAVESAGRAAGSCVLISGVSGVGKSTLVQAFGAEVAERNCVFAYGRCRDGAPAPYTALGEALGALVRTMESTPAAERNHWRSALISATPPLSDVLGDLVPELRHISTTDAAAPGPVPQAADMRRRLHRAVIALLSETAAFRPVVLTIDDLQWADGDSLLFLSELLTVSLRNVLVVGAHRAGEFDPTETGLTASTIKRINLAPLSRPDIEELLAGVSGPSVELGDVAREFHHRTDGNPLQVRQLLYRAQQVGALVPAGPEGRPRWDLRILSSIEMSASTAEFLGRYLDQLRPVDRDVLRSLTVIGSEFDLADATAAAAAPPDTVAQTLWTALELRLIEALDRDGKRIGNAISQDARYRFSHDKVKESAREGLSPEDARRTHLRIGRRLLELGDDRLFEAARHVGLGGGAATDAGERLRFVEVLHRAAGKARVQASFPLCLEHCRSALNLLGERRWSTNFDLTLQLQLEAAEAALLVGDVATLHDLLDEAEGVLRDPADRARLAYLRLKGRIAQNRIQEALAIGLRALDELGEPLPPDAGTPRILNALGRMKLTTRRWSTEQLLALRECEDRRVIEVQRILAELRSMSYIARPNLFPLIVRKQLSLSLAHGHTPSTPLVLVSYGVLLAITGDRSGAQRFGEVAVALTERAEFRQARPETLFLYLNFIRHWRHPVRDGLGQVRDAVTAALNQGDQEYAGFLVTVLLAQSFWAGTPTTEIDTMARSLIPQIRSQPVPSTLSQALHQLCLNLLGRSEDAMLVAGESGYDERVIVPAARHEGDEVTLSVAADVKQGLHFWSGDYAGAVAVTEDVMRHLAGTVGTSTQQLVHMVNALSRIHSAPGDRATRSAVRESLALHRKWAAEAPANYAAPCALVEGAWARARGRYRDAERFLDTAIELADEHQLPLIGALAHEEAAELYTDTGRARLHEHMLRSAYQRWLALGFTLRVNRLARRHPWLLSRELVQPGARIDPVGAHHLVRTLAAARTPDSLAKLTLGAAADMTGADRVLCLTGEPDQLTVRAVHQGGITTTIDDPWTEVPYDTSVVHRVIETGAPLCLTSDTSILAAPIRLQDKTIGVLYAERTGPGPPFCAQHEEAMTFLCAQAAAPLLNFQLEAQLRAADEHRQSLMDVQSRFVPNELLRMLDIDDVRRVHSGYRVERHMTVLISDIRGYTTLLEDMDVLEANTLATGFLRAVELPIVACNGMIQDMRGDEILAVFEGSPDDAVRAGLGMLRSLREHNGDRLAHGSEELRVGIGINSGVVGLGLVGGVNRMVLSTVGDAVNLAARIEGTTKRYDSALLISDATYAELSDPTQFCIRRMERVMVVNRRQPVTVYEVYDEDPQDLRAAKLAAQPTFDEAFDLFDGGDVDKARAAFERCHHLLPDDAVATLHIAHCDAIQRGELTPGQDVALHQKYAD
- the eccD gene encoding type VII secretion integral membrane protein EccD, whose product is MQDSWCRVAVAYAGTVTDLVFSADVAVGAALPDIVEVVMGPDSRCGHNWHLSRPCGDRLDEDMTLRQNGVRDGDVLAITAAPVPVFARAAGDFGTVAAAEAPPPAPWAAAAWAAAAWAWCATVVAATVLGSVLVSGLPVVASVTAAGIAATAAVVTRRAPTAPTSTAAAVVAVVFSGACGYLTVGTAAPIPGALLAVAAAASSAVLLTRLTAAGPVLLTAVGTCATLLAVAVAPAALWATGFGVSAAILCAAAIGALGIAARLVIVLTGLNPALPGRNDTRVTDRRARRARRVLTGIVAGAAAAAAVGCVGLVVAFSDRAAQPVLAVVVTGAVLLRCRLYADGGCRAALLIGGLASATATSVLLLRWIPGYAGGVSAAAAAVIAVLYAQREAVSPSISRIVDIVEVALLAAVIPTAAWCAGVFGVVRGLSLPW
- the eccCb gene encoding type VII secretion protein EccCb, giving the protein MEPVEPAQPPSGVVELRRPPDLPAVQPVNPLTRLLPVVMLVAIGGMAAVYLNSGQGTSRNPMFLLFPVMMLASAMGTLAHTFRGRTAEVNAARCGYLRYLDDVVEEAAKTARRQRDWLHWRHPDPAALWTVAGGPRMWERRPGDPDFGVIRFGLGPAPLATPLIAPEPGPADDIDPVTDGALRDVLERWALLDDVPVTLAVGERDRVPTDSDPVVSRNMVRAMVCQLATLHRPTDVRIAAVVPPGDTHWDWLKWLPHHRDPLVLDGAGPRRLTFTDLAAAQDACAALDAVRVVIVVDGVDVSDTAIAAGVTVFDVGAAPASVTADCRPDELGPGPALRCARRIAGHAPDGGPAAPAGWPELIGVASGDFDPAQRWRPRADEHRLRVPIGFTTTPGERGQPVTLDIKEAAHGGMGPHGLCIGATGSGKSEFLRTLILGLIATHPPDELNLALIDYKGGATFLGLDRAAHVAAVITNLADEAHLVDRMRDALTGEMNRRQELLRAAGNLAGVHDYRRARAAGADLPALPVLFIVVDEFSELLSQQPDFADLFVAIGRVGRSLGMHLLLASQRFDEGRMRGLDTHLSYRVCLRTFSTGESRAVLGIPDAYQLPAAPGAAYLRTPTGETVRFHTAYVSGPVAAPVRTPAAAVRPFTAAPVPDRSASTPGRRSTLLDTVLDRMAGHGAPAHRVWLPPLKESPSLGDLLRAHGAGPLRVPVGLVDNPFAQRHDALLIDLTGATGHAAVVGATRSGKSTALCSIVLALAATHHPGEVQCYLLDFGGGGLASLEALPHTGVYAGRADTELARRAVRHLHDLLRRREANGPDDQGEVFLVVDGWAAMRQVCDGGDGLEDAITALAAQGLAHGIHVVIAASRWAELRPALKDQLGTRIELRLGEPTESEMDRKRARLLADRGPGACLTRDGLFSLIARPTLFGLDTGAAVQALRVRHGDVAAPRIEVLPAKLTWPDGAPPPATAGVVPIGIGESAMHTVTIDFAEHQHLIVLGDIGCGKTAALRTLCLALTSSGGPDDVQLLIVDYRRALLGVVQSAHLAGYAISADAVQSRLEPVLQRLRDRRPGIDVTQRQLRDRSWWSGPDIYVVVDDYDLVAAASGNPLGPLLEYLPHARDLGLHVIVARRSGGAARALFDPLLAAVRELGGAGLMMSAGPEEGVLLGSTRPVRLPPGRATLSVRGAPDERVQIAWADPP
- the eccB gene encoding type VII secretion protein EccB, which translates into the protein MDRRSSTRLLASGHRFLVRRMEYALICRDTRMLDDPIRSQSLALAAGAVLTAIALGICVALSVVTPRGTIGSAPIVIARESGEVYVRVGDTLHSALNLASARLIARTPAAPVLVSAESIAAAQRGPSMGIPGAPATLPAGASGVGAAWTVCDGEVTTVIVGAALDDGPAAPLLVRAVGESAAAVYLLFDGRRAAVDLRDRPVVRALRLEGVEPLPISPALLNLVPEVDALTAPMIDGAGRPGPPQLPASTVGTVLQVRRTDAAPDHYVVLAGGVQRIGQVAADLIRFAVHQGNRVQTVPADRIAEVPVVESLPLDHFPRAAAVPAGADLTAQVCVRWVPGSVGAAPEVTVSVRRNLPPQLQPVSLAQADGKGPRIDAVVNTDGAYVRATGAAGAGAAAGPLFLVDRAGVAYAIDDEQSATSLGMPENAGSGPWPVLALLPRGPALGVARASVQRDAVTAPA